In Engraulis encrasicolus isolate BLACKSEA-1 chromosome 15, IST_EnEncr_1.0, whole genome shotgun sequence, the following proteins share a genomic window:
- the llph gene encoding protein LLP homolog, giving the protein MAKSLRSKWKRKMRAEKRKKNAPKELARLKSALGIEGKGEIAMKDISEIATVVPAEKLKERAEDVDMEGGGDDCGKMDMDGKLCKKTLLNEHGQYPTWMSQRQMKKQKAKRNPKKPGKAKKQKKIAW; this is encoded by the exons ATGGCGAAGAGCTTACGGAGTAAGTGGAAGAGGAAAATGCGTgctgagaagagaaagaagaatgcACCAAAGGAACTGGCGAGGCTAAAATCCGCACTTGGCATCGAAGGAAAAGGCGAAATCGCGATGAAGGACATCTCAGAGATTGCTACCGTGGTACCAGCGGAGAAGCTGAAAGAGAGGGCTGAGGATGTGGACATGGAAGGGGGTGGAG ATGACTGTGGCAAAATGGACATGGACGGCAAGCTCTGCAAGAAAACCCTGCTCAACGAACACGGACAGTACCCGACATGGATGAGTCAACGACAGATGAAGAAACAGAAGGCCAAACGGAACCCAAAGAAACCAGGAAAGgccaagaagcagaagaagatagCTTGGTAA